GGAAGGGGAAAGTGGAAACCAaactattaattttattattgcttCTCTTTGCTCAGCATGCTCCTGGTGTACCAAAAATCCTGGTTGGAAATCGCCTTCACTTAGCCTTTAAGCGCCAAGTCTCTACTGAACAAGCACAAGCCTATGCTGAGAGGCTGGGCATGACTTTTTTTGAAGTCAGTCCACTTTGTAATTTCAATATTACAGAGTCCTTTACTGAGCTAGCAAGAATAGTATTGATGAGACATGGAATGGACAGGCTCTGGAGGCCGAACAAGGGTAAGCGATGTACACTGAAAATGTGTAAATTTAGTTCTAGCTAAGGTTTATGGttcattaatataaaataattttcagaaactttAACCCTGGtacaaaaacatcaaaaaagaaGAATCAGGAATCCTGTACAATTtgctttctaaacaaaaaatacGTATCTGCAAGCATAACCTGTTCGGCTTTTGTAGGGAATAACGTATCTTTCCTAGAACTTGCATGCTCAGTCATCTAAGTATTAAGACATAAATAGGAAACTGAAGCAGCAGATATTTTGGATAATGTATATGTGGGAAAGGGTGTGGGAGGAGAAATGAGAATTCATCCTGGAAGTATGGAGTGCATGCAGAGTGCTGGGTATGCTGCTACTGTGTGGCTGACAAAAGCATGCTATTATAATGCAAGTTTTATGTCTGTTTTTAAGTACTGAGTCTGCAAGACCTTTGTTGCCGTGCCATAGTTTCCTGTACCCCTGTGCATCTTGTTGACAAGCTCCCTCTCCCTGTTGCCTTAAGAAGCCATCTCAAATCTTTCTCCATGGCAAATGGCCTTAATGCCAGGATGATGCACGGACGCTCCTACTCCCTCACATCCAGCAACATCAATAAAAGGAACAGCTTAAAGAAAGCTAAAATTATCCGTCCACCACAGAGCCCACCAAAAAACTGTACAAGAAACAGCTGTAAAATTTCTTAAGCTCTCTGTGGGAAAAGGAACCTGGATGGAATCCCCTCATGTGAAGCGTTGAACGCGAGGACTCCTTGTTTAATGGTTGAGCACACTCTATGTATGTATCACACTACATAGACAGAAATAAGAAGAATAGTCTTATTTTAGCGCTTGCTCACTACAGTAATGCTGCTTTGGAATGAATGACAAGTTCAGTGCAACTGAAAGGATGTGACATTTTGCTGTTGGATTTTCATACTGCATTTTAGTTTCTGATGTGCATGATGCCATTGTTTTTACTAGTAGATGTGTTTTCATATAGGGATAATTATCATTATATTCAGTTCTTAATTCCATGAAATCTGGAAAGTGACTTACTGTGTAATTGtataaaattctgtctttttgcaaactattcaaaaatataaaaatgagtcATCGGTTTGCATATTCAGGCAGagttttttaaacacaatgtaTTGTATACATTGTTAAATTCTACAAATAGTGTGACAAATTCTAGTAATACTGCAATTGTGCGTTTGGATTTTTTGTAAAGCTTCCTTGATAACTTTGAAGCACTAACTTAACTAAGCTAGACatgtatatataattattatGCACATACACAACAAGGTTTTGTCCCATTAGTGTATGTAATAGATTTGATAAAGTTTTTGGTATGTTATTTAATACTTTGGGGAATTAATTTGTggtttaaatacttatttttctgtaaaaaaaaaaaaattacattttataccACTCTACAAGAAAGTTCTAGGAGGAAAATGCCAAAGACACTGTGGTAAAAGGAACATGACTTGAAGAGCTGCTTTATAAGGAAAGAACActattcaaaaaataaataaatgtttctggaAAAGAAATCCTATGATGCTGTCTTTAACTGGGGGAGGTTGTCCTTATCTTCCTTTAGAAGAATCTGAGGAACAGTATATCTGAACTGAACACCAGGAATGTGAAGTCATCCTAAAAGCATCATGTAATGCTTTTGATACAACATCTGCCTTCAAGATTGTTAACTGAAATATGGAAGAATAATACACGTCAAGTCTTCCTTCTGTTTGTGAAGGGATCGTGTGACTTGTTCTCCTGAGCAATGACAATCCTTTGAGGTGATGATAGCTTCACCCCAGTTTCTTCTAGGTGTCTTCACTGTTGTGACATACCATCAAGTTCCGTATCTATAATATTCCTTCTGGATCAGCATAGATGTCCACAGCCTCTGTAGGCAAGTAGGGAAAATTCAAGCCAGTAAAATGCCAAAGTTATGCCAGGACCTGGACCAATCAATGCATCACTACTTACAGAAAAGTGCAATCACGAACAAATCTTTTCATAATTAAAGACTAAATGGCAAAACGGGGTGTGGTGGAAGGAATTCTGGTCGGATCGCTCCCTCGGTGATGAGCAGGCTCCACCTGCTGGTTTGCCTGTGCTGAGTGAGCTGCGGAGAAATGCTGTAGGTATCGGGATGAAGCTGTTAGACTGTAGAAATTGCATCcccacagcttaaaaaaatgcacATAGCAGCCTACAAGAGGTTAAACCTGAATCAGAGACATCTGTACTTTGGGAGCAGTCTGGTTATGTTTGACTAGTGGCTGTGTGCAAGATGAAGAGTTCGCTTCCACGCACGTTGCtatatgttttaaatttcttCCGAATTATAATCTCAGCCTCTTCAATAACCACGTCATtagtttgtttcctttctgtatgTGATGTGCAGTAAGAGTGCCTAGCTGGAGAAAGCATTAACATGGATGTGTGTGTCCTCAAGGTCAGATTCACTACTCCTCCTGCCAGCCAGTATAAAGACAAGGTAAGACGGAGAGGTTGAGCAGCACTCCTCCCTTCTGGTGATGCCTGCAGCAATCCCACGTGGAATAAGTAAAACCTGAGCCTGTAGTTGGAAAGAGGGAGATTTACAAAAAGCGAAGAACGGCTTGTTATTTCATATACCAAGTCTCTTGACTGCCTGAGGAGACAAAATCTTGTAAAGATGCaatgtgattattttattttattttttatatatatatatgagtgcACAAAGAATAATGTACCAGCTGGTCACTGCAGATAGCTCCAGGACTGTAATGAGCCATTGTAAACTGAAAAGCTGTGGTAATTTCCAAACAGAAGTCTGCACCTGAGAAGAGGTCACAAATCTGAAATACAACATCAAGCCATTGATGTGGAAGGCACAGAGCAAGTATAGTAAAAGGAAATGAATGTGTGTGAAGGATAAGGAATAGCTGACATTTGTGTGAGCACACACAAAGTGTGGGCCTTCAGCTAATCGTAGTCTTGAAATAATtaggtttggaagggacctcagcagGCCCTTGGGTCCATCATCTTGCTTAAAGTAGATTCACTATTGAACTcccatcaggttgctcagggccttggaTCTTGAAAACTTCCACATTTTCAAGGGGGCTTTTTTTGTTGATGgtgttagggttttttgttgttgtttgtttttgttttttttttgtcaagggGGATCCCCTATTCTAGCATATTCTAActgtatttcttctgttcttaCTAGTTTGATACTCACTATGCCCTTGATGTGAGAGCTTTCTACTAAACGGTCCCCTGGGAGGGGGCCCAGGGGCTGCGTTGTGCTGCACTGTGGTGCCCCCGGACTCGCACCAGGTGGAAGCTGGGGCTGTACCaggcctgggtcccctccccagctccggggccggcggccccGCTTTGGCGCTGGAGAAGCTCGGGGTGATCCCCCTGCCATGGCCCTGTGAGGCGGGGGCTCCCCTCAGGCCTGCCAGGCCCatggggggttcgggggggggggggggtaaagcCACAGCCCTGTGCGCCTCAAGACCCCGACGAGCGCACCCCCGCCCCGGTGGTGAAGGGCAGGCCCCATCCCCAGCCGGATCCTCCCCACAGTGGGGCCCTGTGCCTGCGCGGGGCAAATCCTCCCCGAAGCAGCCCCCTGAGAAAACCCCTCTTCCTCAGGGACGCTGGAGCAGATCCTCCTCCCGCCCAGCCGTAAattccacacccccccccccttcccggacCCGGTCCCCTCCCTCAGAGCCAGGCGCACCCGCCGCCATTCCCCGCCGGGGCCTAGGGCGGCGCCGCTCGATTGCTCGGCGCGCCTCACCCTGGCGGGTGGATGGTCTCTGCGCTCGGCGGCGCTGCCTGGCAGGGTCGGAAGCAGCCGCCGGCCCGTCCGCCGCGGCTCGGCTCggttcggctcggctcggctcgggcGGGCTCCCGCGGCGGGGCTGAGGCGGGTGGGCGCCGCCATGGTTTAAAGGGCGGCGGGCGGACGCGAACGGGCAGGAGCCATGAACCTGCTCCCGGCCAACCCGCACGGCAACGGGCTGCTCTACGCCGGCTTCAACCAGGACCACGGTGAGGTGGCCGGGccgtggggggctgcggggcgcggcgCCGTGAGGGGAGCGGGCCCCGCCCGGCGCGgtgcccggggccggcccggcccggggtgGAGGCTCCTCTCTCCCGGGCCCGGCCCTGGGGAGCCGGTTTGTGCCGGCAGAGGGGTGGCGGTTCGCGGCTGGGAGCCCGGCgccggggaggggagcgcggCGCCCGCGCTGGGCCTGGGCCTGCCGCGGCTCCCGGCAGCGGTGAGTAACCGGCACCCGGCGTGGGCGGCCTCCGCTGCGGGCGGGCTGCCCTGGGCCTGTGGTCCCGGCGctcgggaggcggcgggcgggcggggcgccgtGTCCCTCGCCGGGCGTCCCCCTGCTCGCCCCCGCTGCGGCTGAGGGGATGGCCCGGGTCTGGTCGCTGTAGGTGCTGTGGCAGACGTAGCCCCTGCTGTAAAAAGCCGGGAAGGCTGTGTTTGCAGAGGGGTGATCTAACCCTTCTGCTGTTTCAGCTCTGGTGTGTGTACCCGGCCGCTTCGGAGAGAGTTggttgggtggggtggggggagagcagGAACAGTCGTGTTTAATGTGCGTCTTCAAATACATCTGCCTCTCAGATGGTGGTTTGGTACTTACTGCAAGTTCAGCTGCTTAAAATTGGCTAGCTTCCCTCGTGTAGTTGTATAAGTCTGCCTTAAGCATCCTGTGCTTAATGGGATGTACTTCTGAAACTGTATTACTGAAAAGGTAACTCACAAAATGTCACTTTCTTGGTGTAAGTACTTTATCTTCAAAATTAGTggtgtaacttctttttttttgcctgatttgtattttaaaaatggtgaTTAAAACTACTAATCATATTGGCAGACAAGTGCAGATAGATGGACCACTGAAAAGCTTCAGAACTGTatgcttggtttattttttttctttgttagaaaGGGGAAGGCCTTTTCCAGAAAGGGGGTGCATACGCCTCGTCTTGCTTTTGCAATATAAAAATAGCACCAGTCTTATGAGTAAGTGTCATTTTTGTGGAATAAGGAATGGAAGGTCATCATTTTGTAACATCCTTTTGTCTTAACAAATAATACTCTTGCCTAAGAGCCTTGCAACTTCTGTCATTGTAGACTGCAGTCCATATACCTGTTGCTGATGCTGTTGAAGTCGTGGGTAAACACAAATTATTCTGTTGATTCTAGTCTAACACCTCTGATGACATTTTGTCAGTAGTATATCAAGCTGTTAATGAAGTGAGCTTCTTGGTAGCTCTCTTCATGCTATCCTGTTgacttgaaaacaatagaatacCCTGTTTTTCAGCAACTCTGTTTGCACTTGTCTTCATCTTGCATTTGCAACAGAGATGGAAAAAGAGATTTCCAAGGATGAGCTTCATTTCAAATCTGCAGGGGTCTGTAATGAAGCAGTAGTATCTGATACTTGGCCTGTGATGGGGCTGGGTTATAAAAAGAACTGTATAAGAAGCGAAGTTTCTCTTTTACTGCAAAATGCCTTTAGAACATAATTTTAGCATGTAAAACTTGTTCTTTGTTGCAAAGGGTTTCTTAAATTCTGTAGCAGTAAATGCAACATAAACACTTTTTTGAATAATGTCACATCCAAAGTCGTTAAGGAATTTGTCTTGGGAATCTGTAAGTTGAGAAGCTTATTCCTAACAGTATTCACGTCCCAGCCTACCTAGGCTGGCCGGCCAacagaataacaacaaaaaacttGAACAAAAACCATGTTTGGCTTTCATTTGCAGGCTCCTGGAGCTCTCCCTGCTTATGAATGATGACTTTTGAACTGTAGGTAGCATGCTAACTTTTCGCTAGTTTAGGGCCTTTTTAAAGTGTTAAAGCATAGGTAATTCTTTGGCTCAAAGAAGAGTAGGTAAGAGGAAAAGCTCACTTCTTCCTTGTTGCTTCTACCAAAAATAGAAATATGAGTCACTTGAGTGCTGAAGCTTAGTAGTGTGGGTGTCCGCATATATTGTCACAATAACCTAATTTTTTAGTAATTTAAGACTAGCCAATCCCATAATGATGGGAAGATGGGAGGAATGATCTAATAAGTCTTTCCAAGTCTTAACTTCCATGACTGACAAGTCATAAAGCTAGCATCTGCAGTTTTTCTGAACTGTGCTTCCCTTACTCTGTTTTAAGTCATACTATATTTCTGTAttgggtgcttttgccactttttggttttacattaaaaaaataaagaaacaatataACCCCAAAAAATGGAAGGCCCATATCGCAAGGTGTTCtcagttgttttaaaatagtaTACTCTGACTTTAGGTTCTTAATTTCAAGCTGGTATACTCCTGATTTCAGGCACTTTTCTAATGCTTTCAGAAGGACATTAAAGTGCTTTACAGAAGTGAATAGACAAAACATCATAATAAATTACCATACCAGAAAGTATATGTGTAAATTGCTGACAAGTTTCTCTTTTGTCACTGTTGTAGTCTAAAGCTAGTTTGAAAACTGAGGCGTGGACTTGTTTTGATGTTGAGACGCTTGGCTTATTCATTTGATCTCATTTAGTGGACTGAAATGCTTAGCTATAGGACCCCATAAATGTTAGTAGGATTCTGTGCTCTCTCTTATGGCTTTAGACCAAATTTGCTGTGGCAAGAAAAACTAACGTGCTAGGAACTGCGCCTGCCATAGTCACTTCCCCAGACTTCACTGTTGCAGTTTCTGGATCTTAGGCCCTAAAGCCTGCAGATTTCTTTATGTCAGATGTCCCCTTCAGCTTGCGGCATCTTCTAGGATAGTCATTAATTTaacccttcctttttctttggttttagaaaaacaaacaaaacttacTGTGGCCTCACTGGGACTGGTGGCAAATAGTACTTTTACTGTAGAGACAAGCACAACTGCGGGTTAGGGTAGTAATTCTGTGGAAATTGAGTTTTCCCTAGCATgtgaattaatttattatttttttttttaaatatctgagtTGTCTTCTGTCAGTGGCTCCTTGACAGCATGTCTGTCCCTTCTTAAAATGAGAAGTGAACTTCCTGTGGAAGGAAGCATACCTATTATTGCAGCAATTCCCTTTTCtggcagcccctccccagctctctcatTCATAAGAGCTTCCAAGCTGTAGTTGAACTGTCGAATTTGTGGTCGCACTGGTAAACACTGGGATCAGTCAGATGGGAAACACTGGACTCCAAAGCTGTTCCTGTAACCTGGAATTGAACGAGTAGCAGTAATCTTCCggtctgtttttttctcatgtttggcTCAGAGGTTGCCATGACTGAGAACTTCGTATCTCTGTCAGTAGTGATCGACTGTGTGGGGAATATCACCATTACTCACATTCCCTCAGTTCTGGTGTATTGTCTGCAGTTAAAAATTTAGATCTTCCCAAGACATTAAAAGCAGCCCACGTCTTAGTCACGAGGTTAGCCCTGCAGAAAAGCTGTAGTGGTGCTACAGGAAATgtaatgtctgcattttattgCATTAGGAATGCTCCGTTTGGGTTTGTTGTAAGCTATGGTATTAATACAAGTAAAACTTTACAGTGCTCTTTTGGTATAGAACAGTTTCAGCATCCCTCTCCTTTGTCTCTCCTGGAAATACAATATTGAGTTATAAAACTATCgctggaaaaataattataaggATAGACATTACAGCTACCGGAAACAGATTAGTTCTCATCCTGTACAGTATTGTTTATGTAGAGAGAAATGTTTCCATTGTAATTTGCTTTCTAGTTACCCCAGTAAAGTATACTGCACGAGGTGGCAGCTTATTAGTGCCGTAATTTCAACGCAGCGCACACTTACGTACTCAACTGACAGAGCAAACTAAAGAATGATGCACTGAGAAGGGGGAGGTAAAATGAATGTAGTTAACTTAAAAGCATCTATTTCAATATGTTTACTAATCTTTCTGTAATTATATTCTTGTTAACCACTCTTTATGTGTGTTTCCATATGTCAACAAGAACTTTTTGCACTTAATTTATTACAAAACCTTTGACAGAGTGAAGTTGTGCCCATGAGTCTTTTGGGCCGGGGGAGCAGGttatttgtgtgttttgttttcttcactgtttAGCTAACTGTTGTACTGTTAGAAGGGTGCGGTATATTGGGTCTGTGACTCTGCTGTTGGTGACTATATGTACAATAAGAGGgttaatttgtttcctttctacACTGCAGGGTGCAGAGATGGGTCTTGTAGtagtttttcctttgtatgtgtGAGTTCAGTGAATAGGAACCCTAAGGATGCTGCCAAACATCCACCCCCGCACCTCATAAGATACTGGTCTGTAAAGCAGAGGATGTGTGTGATgccttttcttgttgctgttgcaTTTTCATTGGTTGGgaggttttgtgtttggttgttttttggttgtgttttttttcttttttttttttaagtggtccTACTTGGAATGAAACTCTTGAAGTATTAAAAAGGAATCTCAAATTGGCTGCATTATTCTTCCCAAATTGTGGCATTTTTAAACTAATACTGTTGTCAAGATCAAGTTTATTATACGTTTTTGTATTGTTATGTAAGAacattggttttgttctgttataacaaaaaaaaaaaagtcaccaattGTATTGTTTCTTCTGACATCTTAACCTGCATCAAGATATGAGCAGCAGGAGACATGTATTGAatgttgcttgcttgcttttcaatGAGCATATGCAAGTTTTTTAATTGAGCTTATATTAAGCTAATAGCATGCAAACTACACACAGTTAGCTGCCTGTGTTGTGAGGACCACTGCTGGCTGTTTGTGGACCTTTAGCTCCAGGAACACCTGAAACAGTTCTTGCAGTCTGAGCCCTTTTGCCAGCTTCTAAGCCATCGCTCCACAGCAAACCAGTTCAGTCTGGTGTGTAGGAAATCATGGGTCACCTGGCTATGAGCAAATGGTTTTGGAGACCTTGCGTTAAGAGTGAAgacttccttccctccttcccccaccacCCTGTGATTTTTGGGTATTGAGTTTGGGGAAGGGGTGCATTTAGACATAGATCCTCAACTTTTACTTGGGGGGTTTAAATCGTTGCAGTCATTGCAGTGCATAAGAATAAAAGCAGACTAATTTGAATATCTCTGTTCCAGTACCTTGAAGATCTTAACTGGATTTTTGGTGTAGTGCATATAAATTGTGTAGCAACTAATCTTCTGTCAGTCTGCCTCTAGCAACGGTAGCTGCTTCTAACTTCACACTGCCATTTCTTTATATTAGTAACTGCATTCACCCATTAACAAGTAAAACAGCAGGACAGGATACTGGTAGTTTGATGGATTCCACTAAAAAGGCACATGCATAATTCTGTACATAAAtgtaactaaaataatttttccagagTGTTTTAATCTGGCTTCTAATCATTCCCTGGTTTAGACTTAAGCTATTGGCATGTACTTATTGGCATCCGACTCAGTAGGCTCTCATTAGAGCATTCTTAAAAACCTTGTTTGAGAAGCTCTCTTCTGTGCAAACATGACCAGTGGATCATACTTCATACAGTTGTAATCAGGGTGTAAATTTGGATCTAATAAGAAAGGAGGGGTTTTGCTTCATAACGACTGTTGGACCATCCAAGTTAAAATGCAGGTTTCCTTCCCTCTGTATTGCATGGCATAGGATACAGATGGGTTGGGAattgctctcctttccttccattGTTTTCTTACCTGTCTAAAAAGAATACTGAGAACGTTCCACTTTCAATAGAGGACAACTCCAAATGGTTTTCACTTGCAAACACTAACCAAGCCTGCAAGTGGTCTTCAGCTTGAATTTAACAATGCAGTTATTGAGTAATGCTCTCTTAACCCTCTGGCTCTCGCTTAGTTCTGGAGTGTATCTCACAATtactatatatgtgtatatatatgtgcttTTTACTACAGGATGCTTTGCATGTGGAATGGAAAATGGATTCCGAGTTTATAATGCAGATCCactcaaagaaaaagagaaacaaggtAAAATGCTTACTTATTATACCATGCTAGTTCTGTGTTGGAGCTCAGccgcctccttttttttcctgtaagattCTTGCTTAGCTTTCACTGTTCCATCACTGGAAGGCTTTGAATAAAGCCTCAAGAAAGGAAGTCCGTGCTGGTCCCAGAGGGACTCTCACTTATGCCACTGACTGGTCAGATGTTTATATGCTATTAATTTGCATAAAGCTGGCTGATGATGAATGTGTCTCACCTTCTTGCAGAGGCTGAACTGTGTTAGCTGTTGCTAATGTTTGTAGTCCTGAACAGGAGATGAGTTGCCTGGTTATTCACAAGTGGGAGAAGAGTTGCTCGCTGCAGCGTTATTATGTACCATCGAGAGAAGTCGTTCTGCTCTTGTGCAGTAATCTGGATGATCTAGTACAGCAATAAAACTACTGCCTTTTTACTGGAGATGTGAACGTAACATTTCTTGTACTTGCTTGGAGTATTGCTTGCAAGAGcactgtgagctcagacctctAATACTCTAAATTTTATATTCTCTGTATGCTTCGGAAATTTGAGAGGATCTTAAGGCGGTAAACCTAGTATCGTCTTAACAGAAATTACTAGATGAGCTATATTAACAGGTAGTGGGGCTTTTTATCAGAAAGCAAATGTAACTGAgtcaaaataaaggaaaatgaaacctAGCCATGTGATTCTAACCCTAAATATAGGAAGAAAGTTGCCATGCTAAACAGGTTTCCCAGCACTTCCAGCCTGTGATGATAGAAGGGATTTAATACgaggaaaaatgtgtttaaaacagCAATTCCTATGAAACCAGGCATGTTTTCATTTCTAGCGCTGCACAAGATTTCAGTCACTGTTCACGTGGCCAAAGCTGACaaactgttttctgttcttaatACTAAATTCTTCCGTAAGCAACATGTCTTGAGACTATCATCTGTGATAGGGGGCTAAAAGGATCAGAATTCAGGTTGAAGTCCTGTTGAGCGTCTTGTCAAAACTCTCTCTGCCAGTAGCTCTGGACATACTTCCAGGACTCCTATCGTGAAATGTTTCTTATGAGTCAGATTGCCTTTCTCCTGTGGATCAGAGAGGTCAGACGGTACTGGCTGCATAGGTGCACAGAGAAATCTTGTTCATCTTTCACGTATATTTAAGCCTACCTGAGATAGTCCCAGATGGAGCTTGTCTATTTGATTGATTTCTGTAACCCAGTATGAAACCAAGTCTTAACCGTTACACCCTGGCTTGTCTCTCTTATATCCAGGAGTTCCATGAAGTTCCCCATCCAAGCATCACCTGTCAGAACTGTAAAGATAGTGATTAAAGTGTCTGTTCTGACATAGATTCAGAACACATTGCACGTTCTTAAATTGTCTCGGTTTATCATTCGTaaatattttaagactttttgtTGCGGTGATGATACCTCTTCATAACAAAATGTGCTGTCATGCTTTAAATGCTTTAATGGAGTTAAGAGGAGGATCTGGTGCAGAAGGGGGTAGTGTCCAAATACAACTGTTCAGGAAGGAAACTCGGCAGTCAGAAGCGTTGAAGAAACCACAAGGACTTGTATGAAATGCAAGGCTTTACTGCTCCAGTAGGAATATCCTTCCAGGCATCTACCTTCAGCATTGTATGGTCAAGTCCCAACATAAATTCCTCATCCAGATGTACTGCAGTGCTTCGTAATGTCTAACTGAATCTCCCTTGTCCTATCCTTCACGCGTATGTCTACATCTTTCCATTGTAGtgcttcctcccagctcctcagacatttttgctgttttctctcatCCCTATTTCTGACAGTAGGTCTCTCTTGAATCCTTGTGAAATTTCAACTTTTCCTCTAGCTTTGAAATGATTTACTAGTTTCGTCCACCCTTCCTGCTGCAACCTGCCAGAGTGTGGAGTTATTGGACAGTCTTTTGAAGTAGAAGTTTGTTTTTAACTCCGCTCATCTACCTTGAAGGCCACAGTTACGGCCTCTCCTCCTGACAGTTCAGTTCCCTCTCCCCAGTGGAATGCCAAGTATCCCTCTAAGCTATGTAAACAAAGCCAAGCCCCCACTCAAATGTCAAcaaactgaaaatttcttttattataaaaTCCCCTGgttgatattttttcttctcttgcaccATAAGCATGGCATTTTACTCTACTTCCTCTGCACTTGAgattcttaaaaagaagaaaatcttttctttgcaCTATAAAATGAGAAACTGCACCAGCTGATGTACCTTGCTTTCGCTATGTTTCCTGCATCACTGAGTGGAGGCTTGCTGGAGCTGGACCGCGCTGCTTACCTATTCTAGCAGCTACGGGTATGCTCCAGAGAACAGAGTCTAGTTCAGACTAGGCTAGAGAGTCTAGTTCAGTTACATATATGTGTGTTTAGCCTTCTTTCCTCAAATCCACCAAGTCTATAAAGAAAAATCCCCTTGCAAATGAAAAGGTTCATGGCTAATGAATACCACTGGTATTTTTCTAAATGCATGGCATTAGCATAATAGAGCAACACCAGACTTCGAATGTGTGCGTGTGAGGGGAATTAATTTGAGCTAACGGGACAGTCTTTCTAAACATA
This window of the Calonectris borealis chromosome 20, bCalBor7.hap1.2, whole genome shotgun sequence genome carries:
- the RAB40B gene encoding ras-related protein Rab-40B, with the translated sequence MSHVGSPVKAYDFLLKFLLVGDSDVGKGEILASLQDGATESPYGYNMGIDYKTTTILLDGRRIKLQLWDTSGQGRFCTIFRSYSRGAQGVILVYDITNRWSFDGIDRWIKEIDEHAPGVPKILVGNRLHLAFKRQVSTEQAQAYAERLGMTFFEVSPLCNFNITESFTELARIVLMRHGMDRLWRPNKVLSLQDLCCRAIVSCTPVHLVDKLPLPVALRSHLKSFSMANGLNARMMHGRSYSLTSSNINKRNSLKKAKIIRPPQSPPKNCTRNSCKIS